A DNA window from Hyphomicrobiales bacterium contains the following coding sequences:
- the fdhF gene encoding formate dehydrogenase subunit alpha, with product MLDTNQDNRVTFTLNGKEIKATKGKTIWEVAKADGNTIPHLCHKDASGYRPDGNCRACMVEVEGERTLVASCIRPVADGMVVTTDSERAEKSRKMVMELLLADQPDRDVAHDKSSHFWDMADVQDISESRFPAIEKEFVPLLDSSHVAMRVNLDACIQCNLCTRACREVQVNDVIGMSGRGKTSEITFDIHDPMGSSTCVACGECVQACPTGALMEANVLDDSQVGDSADFDREVQSVCPYCGVGCQLSFKIKDEKIVRVEGVEGPSNENRLCVKGRFGFDYVDHPHRLTKPMIRRDDAPEKGLNVDPNNPWTHFREASWEEALDVAAGGWNKLKETHGGASIAGFGSAKCSNEEAYLFQKLIRQAFKHNNVDHCTRLCHASSVAALMENVGSGAVTATFNEIENADVAIVIGANPTENHPVAATYFKQFSKRGGKLIVMDPRGQGLKRHASHMLQFRPGADVAMLNAIMHVIVEEKLYDEQYIQAFTENWDAMKEHLKGFPPERMADLCGVEADVLRDVARTFANAKAGMIFWGMGISQHIHGTDNSRCLISLALMCGHVGRSGAGLHPLRGQNNVQGASDAGLIPMFLPDYQPVSDDGVRAAFNDIWQSEDWSSERGLTVVEIMDAVHEGHIKGMYVLGENPAMSDPDVEHARDALAALDHLVVQDIFLTETANYADVILPASAWAEKTGTVTNTNRQVQMGRPAIAPPGEAREDWSITVDLANRLGLNWDYKHPSEIFAEMKRSMKSLDNITWDRLESQDVVTYPSLSPEDPGQPIVFGDGFPRPEGRARFTPAQVTSPAEVPDDEFPMILTTGRQLEHWHTGSMTRRTMVLDAVEPQANASLHPRTLRKMGVQPGEMIDIETRRGAVSVMARADRAVAEDMVFMPFAFVEAAANTLTNPQLDPFGKIPEFKFSACRVAATNSGDLEAAE from the coding sequence ATGTTGGATACAAACCAAGATAACCGCGTTACCTTCACGCTGAATGGTAAAGAGATTAAAGCCACCAAAGGCAAAACCATTTGGGAAGTTGCGAAAGCAGATGGCAACACCATCCCACACCTTTGCCATAAAGATGCCAGCGGCTACCGCCCAGACGGCAATTGCCGTGCTTGTATGGTGGAAGTGGAAGGTGAGCGCACGCTTGTGGCGTCCTGTATTCGCCCTGTAGCCGACGGCATGGTTGTGACGACTGACAGCGAGCGGGCTGAGAAATCGCGCAAGATGGTGATGGAGCTATTGCTCGCGGACCAACCAGATCGCGATGTGGCGCATGATAAGTCATCTCATTTTTGGGACATGGCTGACGTCCAAGACATATCTGAAAGCCGCTTTCCAGCGATTGAAAAAGAATTCGTACCGCTGCTTGATTCAAGCCATGTCGCCATGCGCGTCAATCTTGATGCTTGCATCCAATGTAACCTTTGCACCCGCGCTTGCCGTGAAGTGCAGGTGAATGATGTGATTGGCATGTCCGGCCGAGGCAAGACGTCTGAGATCACCTTCGATATTCACGACCCGATGGGCTCATCTACCTGTGTTGCCTGTGGCGAATGTGTTCAGGCCTGCCCAACAGGTGCACTGATGGAAGCCAATGTGCTTGATGACAGTCAAGTAGGTGACAGCGCTGACTTTGACCGCGAGGTGCAATCTGTTTGCCCTTATTGCGGTGTTGGTTGCCAGCTTTCTTTCAAAATCAAAGACGAGAAAATTGTTCGCGTTGAAGGTGTCGAAGGACCATCAAACGAGAACCGTCTCTGCGTAAAAGGCCGTTTTGGGTTCGATTATGTTGACCACCCTCACCGACTAACCAAGCCAATGATCCGCCGTGATGATGCGCCAGAAAAAGGCCTCAACGTTGATCCGAACAATCCGTGGACTCATTTCCGTGAAGCCTCATGGGAAGAAGCCTTGGATGTTGCAGCAGGCGGTTGGAACAAGCTTAAAGAAACACATGGCGGCGCCTCTATCGCGGGCTTTGGTTCTGCGAAATGTTCGAATGAGGAAGCTTATCTTTTCCAAAAGCTTATCCGTCAGGCCTTCAAGCATAACAACGTTGACCACTGCACCCGTCTTTGCCACGCCTCTTCTGTGGCCGCTTTGATGGAGAACGTCGGTTCTGGTGCGGTAACGGCTACTTTCAACGAGATTGAAAATGCAGACGTTGCCATCGTAATTGGTGCGAACCCGACCGAGAACCATCCAGTTGCGGCGACCTATTTCAAGCAGTTCTCAAAACGTGGCGGCAAGCTGATTGTTATGGACCCTCGCGGCCAAGGCTTGAAGCGTCATGCCTCTCACATGCTACAATTCCGCCCCGGTGCGGATGTGGCAATGCTCAACGCGATCATGCATGTGATCGTGGAAGAAAAGCTCTACGACGAACAATATATTCAAGCGTTCACCGAAAACTGGGACGCAATGAAAGAGCACCTCAAAGGCTTCCCGCCTGAGCGTATGGCTGATCTATGCGGCGTTGAAGCGGATGTGTTGCGCGATGTGGCTCGCACCTTTGCGAACGCCAAAGCAGGCATGATCTTCTGGGGCATGGGCATTAGCCAGCACATTCACGGCACGGACAATTCTCGTTGCTTAATCTCTCTTGCGCTGATGTGTGGTCATGTTGGTCGCTCTGGCGCTGGTTTGCACCCATTGCGCGGGCAAAACAACGTGCAAGGCGCATCGGATGCTGGATTGATCCCAATGTTCTTGCCTGATTACCAGCCTGTCTCGGATGATGGCGTGCGTGCTGCGTTCAACGATATTTGGCAGTCAGAAGATTGGTCAAGCGAACGCGGTCTGACCGTTGTCGAGATTATGGACGCAGTGCATGAGGGTCATATCAAAGGCATGTATGTGCTGGGCGAAAACCCTGCCATGTCTGATCCAGATGTTGAACACGCGCGTGATGCATTGGCAGCCCTTGATCATTTGGTTGTTCAAGACATCTTCCTAACGGAAACGGCAAACTATGCTGACGTTATCTTGCCTGCCTCTGCATGGGCTGAGAAAACGGGTACGGTGACAAACACCAATCGTCAGGTTCAAATGGGCCGTCCTGCAATTGCCCCTCCGGGAGAAGCGCGGGAAGATTGGTCGATCACTGTTGATCTAGCAAACCGCCTCGGCCTCAACTGGGATTATAAGCACCCAAGCGAAATCTTTGCTGAGATGAAACGCAGCATGAAGTCACTCGACAATATCACTTGGGATCGGTTGGAGAGCCAAGACGTGGTGACTTACCCGTCGCTTTCGCCAGAAGATCCGGGTCAACCGATTGTGTTTGGTGATGGCTTCCCGCGCCCTGAAGGCCGTGCACGGTTTACGCCAGCGCAGGTTACATCTCCGGCGGAAGTGCCAGATGATGAGTTCCCGATGATCTTAACCACGGGTCGCCAGTTGGAACATTGGCATACTGGCTCAATGACACGCCGCACAATGGTGCTTGATGCTGTGGAACCACAAGCCAACGCCTCACTGCATCCGCGCACCTTGCGTAAGATGGGTGTTCAACCGGGTGAAATGATCGACATTGAAACCCGTCGTGGTGCTGTGTCTGTTATGGCGCGGGCTGATCGGGCCGTTGCAGAAGACATGGTGTTTATGCCGTTTGCCTTCGTGGAGGCTGCAGCCAACACACTGACCAATCCGCAGCTTGATCCCTTTGGCAAAATTCCAGAATTCAAATTCTCCGCCTGCCGTGTTGCGGCAACCAATAGTGGCGATTTAGAAGCCGCTGAGTAA
- a CDS encoding outer membrane protein, with protein MKYIISLALAATMLAGVGVQAADIEPTPVAEPTHDWRGSYFGIQGGGVFGSNVTGSTPAAAPFLFLDGSDLDGVHGGIFGGYNFQSGNIVFGIDNDFSFTSGDSSIGIATTDLRTLSSVRGRVGYAFDGVLPYVTGGLAYGNVRFSTANLGSDSQFQFGWTAGAGVEAALTDYVSARVQYTYSDLGSDDFLPNGLGGVTIDLGGIHTIRAGVSIKTAPLWNKILGR; from the coding sequence ATGAAATATATCATTTCACTAGCCCTCGCAGCAACCATGCTGGCAGGTGTAGGCGTGCAAGCAGCTGACATCGAACCAACTCCAGTTGCAGAGCCAACGCACGACTGGCGTGGTTCTTATTTTGGTATCCAAGGTGGTGGAGTTTTCGGTTCTAATGTAACAGGATCTACGCCAGCCGCCGCCCCATTTTTGTTCCTTGATGGTTCTGATTTAGACGGCGTTCATGGCGGCATATTTGGTGGTTATAACTTCCAAAGCGGTAATATTGTTTTTGGTATTGATAATGATTTTTCTTTCACCAGCGGCGATAGCTCTATTGGCATAGCAACGACTGATTTGAGAACCTTGTCATCTGTTCGTGGTCGTGTTGGTTATGCTTTCGACGGTGTTTTACCTTATGTCACGGGCGGGTTAGCGTACGGGAATGTTCGATTTAGTACAGCCAACCTCGGTTCGGATAGTCAATTTCAATTTGGTTGGACAGCGGGTGCAGGTGTTGAAGCCGCGCTAACTGACTACGTTTCAGCGCGTGTGCAATACACTTATTCGGATTTGGGCAGTGATGACTTCCTACCCAATGGATTGGGCGGTGTGACCATTGACCTTGGTGGCATCCACACAATCCGTGCTGGCGTTTCCATCAAAACGGCACCGCTTTGGAATAAGATTTTAGGTCGGTAG
- a CDS encoding NAD(P)(+) transhydrogenase (Re/Si-specific) subunit beta, translated as MDFGFTIAAYVVAAVLFILSLGGLSDQESAKRAVWYGIAGMTIAVLATLMGPGSGLWGASLVLIALGAAVGYQLATKVQMTQMPELVAIMHSLVGLAAVIVGFNADLTILGVQAAQQGGDAITGTFAELVSKKSAVEIGILRIELVLGVWIGAVTFTGSLIAYGKLAGRVDSGANQLPGGHMLNAGAAALSVIMMLMYLNGSGSWTLILLTIFALFIGYHLIMGIGGADMPVVVSMLNSYSGWAAAAIGFSLGNDLLIVVGALVGSSGAILSYIMCKAMNRSFVSVILGGFGGSSGPAMEIEGEQVAIDADGVATALEEADSVVIVPGYGMAVAQAQQSVSELTKRLRAAGKNVRFAIHPVAGRLPGHMNVLLAEAKVPYDIVLEMDEINDDLPDTDVVIVVGSNDIVNPAAQDDPNSPIAGMPVLEVWKAKQVFVSKRGQGAGYSGIENPLFFKENTRMFYGDAKASVDALLQKIS; from the coding sequence ATGGATTTCGGATTTACAATTGCAGCATATGTTGTTGCGGCCGTTCTCTTCATCCTCTCATTGGGTGGGTTGAGCGATCAAGAAAGCGCAAAACGTGCGGTATGGTACGGTATTGCGGGTATGACAATTGCCGTGCTTGCAACTCTTATGGGGCCGGGTAGTGGCCTTTGGGGTGCGTCGCTGGTGCTTATAGCGCTTGGTGCAGCCGTTGGTTATCAACTGGCGACCAAAGTGCAAATGACACAAATGCCAGAGCTGGTGGCTATCATGCACTCGCTCGTTGGTTTAGCTGCTGTCATTGTTGGCTTTAATGCTGATCTTACCATTCTTGGTGTGCAAGCAGCACAACAAGGCGGGGATGCGATAACAGGTACTTTTGCAGAACTTGTCTCAAAGAAGTCAGCCGTTGAAATTGGTATTCTACGTATCGAGCTTGTTCTCGGTGTGTGGATTGGTGCGGTAACCTTCACAGGCTCGCTGATTGCTTATGGCAAGTTGGCTGGTCGGGTTGATTCTGGCGCGAACCAATTGCCGGGTGGTCACATGCTCAATGCGGGTGCTGCGGCACTGTCGGTCATCATGATGCTAATGTACCTTAATGGCTCAGGCAGCTGGACATTGATCCTGCTCACCATCTTCGCGCTCTTCATTGGTTATCACCTCATCATGGGTATTGGTGGCGCTGATATGCCTGTTGTTGTGTCTATGCTGAATTCCTATTCAGGTTGGGCCGCTGCCGCGATTGGTTTCTCACTTGGCAACGATCTCTTGATCGTGGTTGGTGCGCTGGTCGGTTCTTCTGGCGCGATCCTTTCATACATCATGTGTAAGGCGATGAACCGATCCTTCGTCTCCGTTATATTGGGCGGCTTTGGTGGTTCATCAGGCCCAGCCATGGAGATTGAGGGCGAACAGGTTGCAATCGATGCCGACGGCGTTGCAACGGCTTTGGAAGAAGCTGATAGCGTTGTGATCGTGCCCGGCTACGGCATGGCCGTTGCTCAGGCGCAGCAATCTGTCTCTGAGTTGACGAAGCGCCTTCGCGCTGCGGGTAAAAATGTACGCTTTGCAATTCATCCCGTTGCTGGTCGTTTGCCAGGCCACATGAATGTTCTGCTTGCAGAAGCAAAAGTGCCATACGACATCGTATTGGAGATGGATGAGATCAATGATGATCTACCGGACACAGACGTGGTGATCGTTGTTGGTTCAAATGACATCGTAAACCCAGCAGCTCAAGATGATCCAAACTCCCCAATTGCTGGCATGCCAGTATTAGAAGTTTGGAAAGCTAAGCAAGTGTTTGTCTCAAAACGCGGGCAGGGTGCTGGTTATTCTGGCATCGAAAACCCACTATTCTTCAAAGAAAACACACGTATGTTCTACGGTGATGCAAAAGCATCCGTTGATGCATTGCTTCAAAAAATTAGCTGA
- a CDS encoding Re/Si-specific NAD(P)(+) transhydrogenase subunit alpha — protein MKIGCPKEIFEGEARVALSPQSALQLQKLGYEVAVESGAGAGARFSDADYKEAGVEVIKTAAALWKACEIIVKVRAPEGATELKRVQEGQTLISFIWPAQNEKLLKALKKKNVTCLAMDMVPRISRAQKMDALSSMANIAGYRSVIEAGNNFGRFFTGQITAAGKVPPAKILVVGAGVAGLAAIGAAQSMGAIVRAFDVRPEVAEQIESMGAEFLFLDFTDTQVDGAATGGYAPPSSPEFREKQLELFREQAPDVDIVITTALIPGRDAPKLWLADMVDAMKPGSVVVDLAAERGGNCDYTVMDEKIETKGGVTVIGYTDFPSQMSAQSSMLYSTNIRHMMDDLTPEKDGVPNINMEDDVIRGATVTHAGEITFPPPPPKVQAIAAQKPKAPEKTAEEIKAEEEAAFKKQTRNQVTLIGVSAAALLLMGLVAPASFMQHFIVFVLSVFIGFQVIWNVAHSLHTPLMAVTNAISSIIILGALIQLGSSSWLITILSAAGIFMASVNIFGGFLVTRRMLAMFQKS, from the coding sequence ATATTTGAGGGTGAGGCGCGGGTCGCTTTAAGTCCTCAAAGCGCTTTGCAATTGCAAAAGCTTGGCTATGAAGTTGCCGTTGAAAGTGGTGCTGGAGCAGGCGCACGTTTCTCAGACGCAGATTACAAAGAGGCCGGCGTTGAGGTTATCAAAACCGCTGCAGCCCTTTGGAAAGCTTGCGAAATTATTGTGAAAGTTCGCGCGCCTGAAGGGGCAACTGAGCTCAAGCGCGTGCAAGAGGGGCAAACGCTCATCTCGTTCATTTGGCCTGCCCAAAACGAGAAGCTTCTTAAAGCGCTCAAGAAGAAAAACGTGACTTGTCTTGCAATGGACATGGTGCCGCGTATTTCTCGGGCCCAAAAAATGGATGCGTTGTCTTCGATGGCAAACATCGCAGGTTACCGCTCAGTTATTGAAGCTGGTAACAACTTCGGTCGTTTCTTCACGGGTCAAATTACAGCCGCTGGTAAAGTACCACCCGCTAAAATCTTGGTCGTGGGTGCTGGTGTTGCTGGTCTTGCAGCGATTGGTGCAGCACAAAGCATGGGCGCAATCGTTCGCGCCTTTGATGTGCGCCCTGAAGTGGCCGAACAAATTGAATCAATGGGCGCAGAATTTCTGTTCCTCGATTTCACTGATACACAGGTAGATGGCGCTGCAACGGGTGGTTATGCCCCGCCGTCGTCACCAGAGTTCCGCGAGAAGCAGCTAGAACTCTTCCGCGAGCAAGCGCCTGACGTTGATATCGTCATAACAACAGCGCTGATACCAGGACGCGATGCGCCGAAATTGTGGCTTGCAGACATGGTTGATGCCATGAAGCCGGGTTCAGTTGTGGTCGACCTTGCAGCCGAACGTGGCGGCAACTGTGATTACACTGTCATGGATGAGAAAATCGAAACTAAAGGCGGCGTTACCGTTATTGGTTACACAGATTTCCCAAGCCAAATGTCCGCGCAGTCATCAATGCTTTATTCCACCAACATTCGCCATATGATGGATGATTTAACGCCAGAAAAAGACGGCGTTCCAAACATCAACATGGAAGATGATGTGATCCGTGGTGCAACAGTAACGCACGCTGGTGAGATTACCTTCCCACCGCCGCCGCCAAAAGTTCAGGCGATTGCAGCGCAAAAGCCTAAGGCACCGGAAAAGACAGCTGAAGAAATTAAAGCTGAAGAAGAGGCAGCCTTTAAAAAGCAGACCAGAAACCAAGTTACACTGATTGGTGTTTCTGCAGCGGCCCTTTTGCTGATGGGCCTCGTGGCTCCTGCAAGCTTTATGCAGCACTTCATCGTATTCGTATTGTCAGTCTTTATCGGCTTCCAAGTTATTTGGAATGTCGCGCACAGCCTGCACACCCCCCTTATGGCGGTGACGAACGCGATTTCATCCATCATCATCCTTGGTGCGCTGATCCAGCTTGGGTCGAGTTCTTGGCTGATTACTATTTTGTCCGCAGCAGGGATATTCATGGCTTCCGTGAATATCTTCGGCGGTTTCCTCGTAACACGGCGCATGCTCGCCATGTTCCAAAAGTCATAA